In the Sphingobacterium sp. PCS056 genome, CATTTATTTTACATTATTTTCAGTAGATTTGATTCAAACCAAATGAATCAAAATAATGAGAAATTTACTTTGGAAGCCTTCTATTGCTTATCAAGAGGAGTCTTCTTTACACCAGTTTAAAGAATTTGTATCTCAGAAACGGCAGCTCAGCATAGACTCCTATCCTATACTATGGGATTGGTCTGTTTCTCATCTAGATGAGTTCTGGGAAGATGTAGCCTTATTTTTTAATGTCATTTTTCATCATCCTTATCAACGGGTTTTTGGGGCATCTGCACAAGGTTTTATCGGTTCGAAATGGTTTGAAGGTGCGACGTTAAATTATGCGGAGCATATTTTCCGTCAAGCTACCATAGATCGTTCAGCTCTTTTGTTTCAAGAGGAAAATAAACCCGCTCAGGAGATTTCATGGAAGGAACTGGAGGTCATGGTTCGATCTATCCAAGAGTACCTGTTAGGGAAGGGAATACAGCCAGGTGATCGCGTCGTGGCTGTGCTGAAAAATAGCCCGGCTTCTGTCGCTCTTTTTTTAGCTGTAAATAGTATAGGTGCGATATGGTCATGTTGTTCTCCAGATTTTGGAGCAACCAGTATATCCGAGCGATTTGCTCAAGTGGCTCCAAAACTTCTGTTTGCAGAGGCAGCTTATACCTATAACGGCAAACTGTTTGATCTGAAAGATTCAATGATCGATTTAGCATCGAATCTCGAGAGTTTAGTAGGGGATGTCATTTTTGTAGGGGAGCAAATATGGCAAACTATCTTATCACAAGATACGGGATTGCCACTGCGTTTTAAGGCTGTTCCATTTGATCATCCGATCTGGATTTTATATTCTTCGGGTACTACTGGTAAACCTAAGGCGATCACGCATAGTTGTGGCGGTATTTTACTGGAACATCTCAAAGCTTTGGCTCTTCACCAGAATGTGCAAGCGGGAGAACGATTTATTTGGTATGCAACTACTGGTTGGATGATGTGGAACTATGCACTTTCTTCTTTATTGGTTGGTGCTACACTGTGTATTTACGAAGGCTCATTGGTCTACCCTGAAAAATTATCTTTTTGGAATTTTACTGATGAGCATGAGATTGATCATGTGGGTGCGGGTGCGGCTTATTATATCGCGAATCAGCAATTTGATTTGATAAAATCGCGTTATCAACCTAAAACTATAGGTTCGACAGGGTCTCCTTTACCCCCACAGACTTTTTGTTGGTTGCAGCAGCAATTTCCGCAAGCACAGATTATTTCGTTAAGTGGTGGTACTGATGTATGCAGTGCTTTTTTGTCTGGAAATCCGTTGTTACCTGTGTATGCTGGTGAAATACAGTGTTTAACTTTAGGGTCGAAGATTGAAGCTTATAATGAAAATGGAGAATCGGTAAAAAATGAGGTGGGCGAACTGGTTATTACGTTGCCTATGCCTTCCATGCCCATATATTTTTGGAATGATGTCGATAATGAGAAGTATCTAGCTAGTTATTTTGATAAATATCCGGGTGTTTGGTGCCATGGTGATTGGATCAAGTTTACCGAGCACGATGGTATTGTCGTTTATGGACGTTCTGATGCGACATTGAATCGGGGTGGAGTGCGAATTGGCACTGCAGAAATCTATAATATAGTGAACACTTTTTCGGAAGTGGCAGACAGCTTAATTATTTGTCTTGATCATGAAGATGGAACGTCTACGATGCCACTGTATGTCCAGATGCGGGATGGGATTTTGCTGACTGACGAACTTAAAGCTGCTATCAAATTAAAGTTGAGAAAGAGTTATAGTCCGCGCCATGTACCTGATGATATTGTGTCAGTGCCAGCGATACCTTATACGCTAAGTGGAAAAAAATTAGAGATTCCTGTGAAAAAAATTATGATGGGAGCTCCGCTAGAAAAGGCTGTAAGTGTAGCTGTATTGAAAGATCCTAAGTCTTTGGATTTTTGGCTTAATTCACTTTAGTTGAGGTATTTGTTTGTTTCGTAGTAAATGATTACTATATCTAAAAAATAAAGCTCTGATTTTAAAAATCAGAGCTTTATTTTAAAAAAATAGTATTTTTTTCTTTTGTGATCAGGTTTGGATCACGCCGACATTGTAGCGTTCTGTTATTGGATTATGATTGGCGGCTTCTATACCTAAACTAATCACATTTCTTGTCTCATCCGGTCTAATGACTCCATCTACCCAGATACGAGCGGCGGCATAATAAGGACTTAACTGCTCGAAGTAACGCTTCTTGATATCATCTAACAGGGTGTTCTTTTCTTCTTCTGAAATGTCTATTCCTTTAGCTTTTAAGGCAGACTCTTGAATTTGTAACAGGGTGTTTCCTGCTGCGGCTCCACTCATAACTGCCATTTGTGCAGTAGGCCAAGCATAGATTAATCTAGGATCGTAGGCTTTACCACACATTGCGTAATTTCCGGCTCCATAGCTATTGCCGATAATAAATGTAAATTTGGGCACCACTGAATTTGCCATAGCGTTGACCATCTTAGCTCCGTCTTTAATGATTCCTCCTTGTTCTGAGCGACTACCGACCATAAAACCTGTTACATCCTGTAGGAACACCAGCGGAATTAATTGTTGATTACAGTTCATGATAAAGCGCGCAGCCTTGTCTGCTGAATCGCTGTATATCACACCACCCATCTGCATTTCAGTGGCACCAGCCGGTTTTTTGGCTTTAACTATTTCTCGTTGATTGGCAACGATACCGACTGCCCATCCATCTATACGTGCTAGGCCGCAGACGATGGTTTTGCCATAATCTTGTTTGTATTCTTCAAATGTACCTTGGTCAACTAAAGCTTCTAATAACTTGTGCATAGAATAGGGTTTGGTACGATCTAGGGGCAATATTTCTGCTATTTCTGCACTTTTTCGTAGTGGTTCTTTAGCTTCTTTTCGATTGAAACCTGCTTTTGGATGTGCACCAAGCTTGTCCATAACGCCTTTTATGGCGTCCAAACAACTTGCCTCATCTGGAAATTTATTGTCTGTGACTCCTGAGATGACAGAATGTGTACTTGCTCCGCCTAATGTCTCTGCATCTACCGTCTCGCCAATAGCAGACTTTACTAAATAGGGACCGGCCAAAAATACGGAACCAGTTCCTTCAACAATAAATGCGTAATCGGACATGATGGGTAAATAAGCTCCTCCTGCAACACAACTACCCATTATAGCTGCAATTTGGGGTATACCCATCGAGGACATTTTAGCATTATTTCTAAAAATACGTCCAAAATGTTCTTTGTCGGGAAAGATCTGATCTTGCATCGGTAAAAATACGCCTGCAGAGTCAACGAGATAGATGATGGGAATTTTGTTTTCCATTGCAATTTCTTGCGCACGAAGATTTTTCTTGCAACTAATAGGGAACCAAGCGCCAGCTTTTACGGTTGCATCATTGGAAACAATGACGCATAATTCGTCTTTAACGTATCCTAAGACACATACAACACCTGCATTTGGGCAACCGCCTTCTTCGGGATACATTTTATCTCCTGCAAATTGGGCAATTTCAACATAAGCTTTGTGATCATCTAAGAGGTATTCGACACGCTCCCATGCGGTGAGCTTTCCTTTTGCTTTTAATTTTTTGATTTTATCTTCGCCACCTCCCAAGCGAAGTTCTGCTCTTTTTAGTTCTAACTCTACAATTAGTTCATTCATGTTATAATTGGATTTTAAGCATGTCAAATTCAGAATTTGATAATATGAGATAAATTTAACATTATATTTTGAGTTTCTCTAAAAAAAGATGTTATAATTTTGTTATTATTGTAAATAACAGAATTCCAATTATAAATTAAAGATAACATTTATGTTTATTGAAAATGAACAACAAATGATGATGATTCGTCAAAGTGCTAGAGACTTTGCGGAAACTCATATTCGTCCCTACATCATGGAATGGGATGAGGCACAAACATTTCCTGCGCCTTTATTTAAGAAACTTGGTGAGCATGGTTTTATGGGTATTATTGTCCCTGAAGCTTATGGTGGGTCTGGTTTTGGATATCAAGAGTATATCACTGTTTTGGATGAAATATCCAAAGTCTGTGGTTCTATAGGACTTTCGGTAGCGGCACATAATTCATTGTGTACAAACCACATATTGAGTTTTGCAAATGAAAATCAAAAGCAAAAATATTTACCCAAATTAGCAACGGGAGAATGGCTTGGTGCTTGGGGACTGACAGAAACAGGTTCGGGGTCTGATGCTGGAGGTTTGGCAACTGTGGCGGTTCGTGATGGTGATTATTTTGTGCTGAATGGTTCTAAAAATTTTATTACGCATGCGATTAGTTCGGATGTAGCTGTTGTGCTTGCGCGTACAGGTGAGAAGGGAGACAAAAAAGGAGTGACTGCTTTTATTGTCGAGAAAGGGACTGAAGGGTTTTCTGCTGGTAAAAAGGAAAACAAGCTAGGTATGCGTGCCTCGGAAACTGCTTGTTTGTTTTTTGATAATTGCCGTATACATCAGGATCAGATGGTCGGTGAGGAGGGACAGGGCTTTGTTCAGGCATTGAAACTATTGGATGGTGGACGTATTTCGATTGCAGCGCTATCATTAGGTATTGCTCGCGGTGCATATGAGTGTGCTCTGAAGTATGCAAATGAAAGAGAGCAGTTTAATCAGAAGATTTTTGAATTTCAGGCTGTTGGCTTTAAGCTTGCTGAAATGGCTACTGAAATTGAAGCGGCAGAATTATTAACTCGTCAAGCTGGTTATATGAAAGATCGTGGTGAGCGTATTTCTAAAATAGGGGCAATGGCTAAGCTGTACGCATCTGAGGCTGCTGTGTCTGTGTCTAATGAATCAGTACAGATCTTCGGGGGATATGGTTTTACGAAAGATTATCCTGCAGAAAAGTTCTTTAGGGATGCAAAATTATGTACAATCGGGGAAGGTACATCAAGTATACAGAAGATGGTTATTTCTCGGGAAATTCAAAAAGATGTCTAAAAAGGATGCTGTAATTTTGGTGGAATGTCCACGAGATGCTATTCAGGGGATAGCACAGTTTATTCCAACGGAAAAAAAGGTTAAGTATTTGAACATGCTGCTTGAAAGTGAGCTGTTTGACTGGCTTGACTGCGGATCGTTTGTATCTCCAAAGGCTGTTCCGCAATTGGCGGATACAGAAGAGGTGCTTCGTCAGTTAAATACCTCTGGACAAACGAAGCTGCTGGGCATTATTGCTAATGAACAAGGTGCTCTACGTGCTGTGAAATCGGAGAATATTACTTATTTGGGTTATCCATTTTCGATCTCTGAGGTCTTTCAAAGACGCAATACGAATGCTTCTATTGTGGATTCTTTTGAACGGTTGAAGGGGATTGTGGAAATCGCTCATCGGAATAAAAAACAAATGGTCGTCTATATATCCATGGCATTTGGAAATCCTTTTGGTGATTTTTGGAGTAATGAGCTCGTGCTTGATTGGATGGACAAAATTGCTGCCCTAGGGGTTGTGGAATTCTCCTTGGCGGATACAACGTCGGAGGCAACAGCGCCACAGATAACTGAGCTTTTTGAACAAGCGATCCTGCAATTTCCGGCATTACATATTGGAGCACATTTTCATTCTCCTAAAGCGAGTAGTTTGGATAAAATTAATGCGGCTTATCTCGCTGGTTGTCGGAAATTTGATGGTGCTATTTTAGGTTTTGGCGGTTGCCCTTTTGCCGAAGATGAATTGGTTGGCAATATACCAACTGAGGATTTATTGTATTATTTTGATCGAAAAGGACAGGATAAAATAATATCTTTAGGAGGTGAGTTTGTTAATTTAATATCATAAAGTCAGTTACTTATGAATGGTTATATAAATTATAAGTTTATTAAGGTAAAATTGGTTGATCATGTTTTTCATTTGACACTTGCTCGTGCTGAAAAGCGCAATGCATTTACGCCAATAATGATTGATGAGATTTATCATGCGATACAAATAGCGGATGCTGATCCCGAAGTTCGGGTTCTGCTACTTGATGCTGAAGGTCCTGTTTTTTGTGCTGGTATGGATCTAAAAGCTTTTGAGAATCCAGATAACATGGAGTATTCGGATGTAGTGCCGCACGTGGATTTGTCATTGGGGGAGGTGTTGTCATTTCTGAATAAACCGTCGATTGCGGTTATTGAAGGTCATGTGATTGCTGGTGGTTTTTTGATGATTTTGGAGTGTACTTATGTTTTTGCGCATTCGTCTGTCCAGTTTTCTTTACCTGAGGTACAGATTGGTTTATTTCCTTTTCAAGTGTTGGCTGGTCTGTTGAAGCATCTTCCCTATCATAAAGCGATGGATCTCTGTATACATTCTGAGGTCATAACGGCCCAGGAAATGAAAAGCATGGGACTAGTATATGAGTTAATGGATCAAAAGCCAGATGTTTTGCCTGCATTGATGGCTAAGCTTACTTCTGCTGCTCCTTTGGCAATAAAGATGGGCTTTGAGGCGGCGAAGCAATTGCGTGAGCTTAAATCGGCTGATCAGTATACTTTTTTACTTCGACAGTTGGATAAATTGAGGACGAGTCATGACTTTAAAGAAGGGGTGACTGCGCGTATTGAAAAACGGGCTCCCAAATGGAGGGGCGAATGATCGTGTTATTAAAATGTTTTAAAACTGGGTGTATTTGTTGATGGTGAGTCCCCTCAGGGTGTAGATGTAGTGATAATGCCTCTTGTCCAAGCAGTGTAGATCAAGATCGTTTTGAACTTATCTGCACTGCTTTGTTTTTTTGGTTTTATATTACTAATGGTGAATATAATGATCATGGTGATCAGTTGTATGAATAAGAAGCGTTCTTTGATCATTTTTTGAAAGTTGCTGATAGAATAATTTGATCATTGGAAGCCCAATATAAATAGGGTTGATCCTAAGATAAACTGTATGTAAATTAAGATAAAAGTGATTATTTAAAGTATATATCATACAGTTTTTAACTGATCTTTTTTAGTTCATGTTACTTGAATTTGAGAATTAAAATGCCATCAATTGATTAGTGTTAAAGGTCTCGTATGCTGCTATTTGTATGGAAAGCACAATGGGTTTGATGTCGTGATTATATTTTCTTGAATTTCCTGTTTTTAAATTGTAAATTTATGAGATGACTGATTTTGGTACAAGAAAAGGAGGCTACACACAAATGAAGGGGTTTGGTCAAAAAGCCAAGTATGCTCTTGATAGGATCAGGTTTTTGACAAAACAACGTGGAGTAGTCAATACTTGTAAATTTATTTATAGTCGCTATTTGTATTTTTTAAAGTACCGCATTAATCTGGCTGGGGTAATGACACCGCAAGAACTTAATATTCAGAACAAAGGTGCATGTAATTATGAGCCTATTGCACATTACACTTTTAATAGAATGTTGAAAAATATCGATTTCTGCTGGCATGAAAGCACTTTTATTGATTTTGGATGTGGAAAAGGGGCTGCTGTTTTGCTGGCAACTCGATACAATTTCAAACGTTATATAGGTGTTGAACTATCTCCACTGTTGGTAGATGAATGTCGTAGAAATGTTCAAAAATTTATCGGAAACAGGGTTTTAGATTATAAAATTGTCAATTGTAACGCAGTGGATTATGTCATTGAGGATGATGTCAATGTATTTTATTTTTTTAACCCATTTGCTCCATCTGTTTTAAAATCTGTGCTAGATAATATGGAATTATCTCTGAATAAGAGATATAGAAAAATAATAATTTTATACTGCAATGGGGTGGATGTATCGTTCATGTTGGATCGTGGCTATAAAATAGTTTACTCGGAAGATATAGATCCTATTACCCGTTATTCATGTGGTAATTATGCACTTGTAAATTAGTGTTATATTGAAATATTTACATAACTGCTATTGCAAATTACTTCAATTGATTTTGATCTGCTATGTTACCGACTTCGTTATGGGGAATGATATGTCTCGATTTAATCTAATATGCTGACCTTTTTTGTGCTTTGAGGAGTTAGGGCGGGGTTTTGATTAGCTCAGTAGTCACGGGAGCTTAAATAGGCTGATCGGTACACTTTGTTTATACCATTAGATAAATTGAAGTCAGTGTTATGACTATAGAGGATGACTTCTCGCAAAGAATAAGGAGCGCTCAGTTGGAGCGGTGTATAATCTGCTTAAAACATTCTGAAACTCGGTCTGCTTGTTAAGGGAGAAAATTCCCAGGGTATTGAGGTCAAGATAATGCATGTAGCCCAAGTCGTGTAGATAAATATCGTTTTGAATTTAGCTTCACTGCTTGGGGCTTTATGTGCTTTTATATAACCAATTGTAAATACGATAATGCCAATGGTCATCATGGTGATATGTTCCATGCCAAAAAAACGTACCTGACGTAATTTGACGGCTTCTTTAAAATTGTCAATAAAGTATTGTACGATCGGGCTTTCAAAATAGAGTGTTAATCCTACTGCAAACTGTATGTAAAGTAAGACTAGTGTTATGATCTGAAGAGTACTATCATACAGTTTTATTTGATACTTTTTTTTCCAGCCCATATAGCTGCGCAATAACAAAAGAATAAGACAGATGACAATCATCCATCTGCTAGCCGAGTGCAGGGCAAGGAAAAAATGGTAGAGCATGCTATTATACTTATTTTAATACTAAAAACTCAATATAAGAAGAGTTGTTTTGGTCGTGAAATATGCGATGTGTTGCTTTTCTATAGTCACTGGCTGTGGCTTCATAACCTTCAAAAAATTGCTGCGGATTTCGTTCTGCAATAGGAAACCATGTGTTTTGTATCTGTATCATGATGCGGTGTCCTTTTTTGAAGGTATGTGCGACATCTGGCATACTGTAGTTGACAGCTGTAACGAAATCGGGTTGCATAGGTTCTGCTTTTTCAAATCCATTTCGATATTTTGCCGCCATAATCTCACCGCGAACTAGCATTTGGTATCCATCCATCACTTTGTTGTTGAATGAAGGGCTGTTTACGGGATAAACATCAATTAGTTTGACAACATAATCGGCATCTGTTCCAGAGGTGGATACTTTTAAGAAGTTTGTAATAGGGCCTACTATGGTCATATCTTCTGTTAGCGGTTCTGTTTGATACACCATAACATCAGGTCTAGATGAAGCGAAACGCTGATCATCGATCATGTATTCGCGCGTGCGGCTCTCCATAACACCTCCTTGATAGGGTACGGGTTTGTTGGGATCGCTGACATATTCATCCCAAGAATCTGTGCGACCAACTTTTTCGAAGCCAAGTTTTCCCTGTGGTTGTAAATAAAGTTTTTTGTTTTCTACATCTTGCGGAGGCCATTTTTCAAATGCTTTCCACTGATTGCTTCCTGTGATAAAAATATTGGCTTCAGCAGCTTTAAAATCACCTTTTCCTTTTAAATAGTAATTGAAAAATGGCAATTCAAATTTTTCTTGATAGGTCACACTAGTTTTTTGGTCGAATTGGATGTCACCGAAGGAACTGCCATCGCCTCGTACCCATCCTCCATGAAACCAAGGTCCTGCGACTAATATCGAATTATTCTTTTGGTTCTGTTTTTCTATTGCTTTATAAGTCTCAAATGTGCCGTATGCATCTTCTGCATCGAAGAAGCCACCAACAACCATGACAGCAGGTTTAACATCTGTTAAGTGTGGTAAGATCTCGCGGTCTTTCCAGAACTGATCATAATGTGGATGAGCAAATGCGTCATTCCAGAATTTTACAGAATCTCCAAAGTAGGTGTCTTTTAGATCTTTGGCAGTTCCGGCATTCATATAAAATTGATAAACATCTTTAGATGGATATTGAAAAGTTTTGGGTGCTTGATCCGGTGTGATGGGTTTTGGCCTAGGGATTCCGAAACTGGACATGAATTTGAATGCGTCTCCTGTGAATAGTACGCCATTGTGGTGAAAATCGTCGCCCATATACCAATTTGTAACTGGTGCTTGGGGGGATACTGCTTTTAGAGATGGGTGAGTTTTGACCAGACTTACGGTCGAGTAAAATCCTGGATAGGAAATGCCGTACATGCCTGCTTTGCCATTGTAGTTTTGGAGATTCTTACTGAGCCATTCTAGTAAATCGTATGTGTCTGTGCTTTCGTCAATTTCCTTTTTTCCATTTTTTAAATTGGTCGGTCTAATATCATCAAATGTTCCTTCACTCATCCATTTGCCACGTACATCTTGATAAACAAATATATAACCTTCCAGAGTCATTGCTGGAAAATTTCCTAAAGTCTCTTTAAATTTATCTTCACCATAGGGACCAACGGTATATGGAGTACGATTTAGTAAAACAGGATATCTGTGGCTTTTATCTTTTGGTGTATATATGGTCGTAAAAAGTTTTACACCATCACGCATTGGGATTGTGATTTCCTTTTTGTCATAATGGGTTTTAACATAGTTCGTTTCGAGCGTCTCTTGTGCTTTTACTTGATATGTAACGCTTATGACAAGAGCTGAAAAAACGATAAGTGCTTTTTTCATGGTGTTAGATTAATGTTTCGATAAGACAAGGTAAGGAAAATCTCTAAAATAATGGATTAAAAAAAAACCAGATTAAGCGTTTTAGCGTGTAATCTGGTTTGGTATATGTGTAAAAAAATAGTGGATATCAAGGATTAAATTTTCTAACTTCTTAGAATTCTAATTTTTTTACCCTTGATTTTTTCTAAATTGGAATGTTTTAATATGGTGCTCACTAACGAACGTTTTACTGCGACAAAGGATTCTCTATCTTTCACTTCGATGATCCCTACATCACTTTTTTCAATTTGATCCAAGTTTAGTAAAAAACCAACTAAATCAATTTTGTTTACTTTATCTTTTTTACCTGCTGAGAAGTATAGGGTTGCAAATTCAGAGTTTTTTGGTAAATCATATTCTCCGTCTATTTCTTCGATTGCGATATCATCAGCAACATAAGGATAATCTTCGTCAGGTTTTAATATGATGAAGACTTCACCTTTGGCTTGCATGCGTGCTGTACGACCGTTTCTGTGCGTAAAATCATCTTCTCGGTAAGGTAACTGATAGTGGATAATGGCGTCAATCTCGGGAATATCAAGTCCTCGAGCGGCAAGGTCTGTTGTGATCAAGATGTGATTGCTATTGTTTCTGAATTTTAGTAGGGCCAATTCGCGATCGCTTTGTTCGAGTCCACCATGAAACACGTCGTGTATAATATCCCGATTTTGCAGTAATTCACTGATGTGATCAACAGCATCACGATGATTACAAAAAATGAGGACTTTTTGATTTCCTATTTTGCACAGCAATTGAAATAGGGCTTCGAGTTTTTTATGGATAGGTGCAACAATTTTTTTGATTGTTAATGCTGGGGTACTATGTGTATCGTTGAGGAAATTAACTTCTGTAGCAGTTGATATACCAGTGAAATCAGGTATATCTTTCATTGCGGTAGCCGAGGTTAATATGCGTGTTTCTAAGGTTGTTAAATAATCAATGATAAAAGACATCTGTTCTTGAAATCCTAATTCCAGCGATTTGTCAAATTCATCCAACACTAAGGTCTTGATCTGAGTTGGATCAAAATGATTGCGCTCAAGATGATATACAATACGACCAGGTGTACCGATCAGTATAGCGGGAGGATTTTTCAGGTTGTTTCTTTCGGTTTTGGTATCGTGACCACCGTAGCAACATGTTATCTTAAAACCGGTAGCAATTCTTTTTAATACGGATTCGATCTGCAAAGCCAATTCCCGAGTCGGGACTAAGATCAAAGATTGGACTTCTGCTGCATCTTTATCTAAAGTTTTCATCAATGCCAATGCAAAAGCTAAGGTTTTACCTGAACCTGTTGGTGACAGTAGGATGAGATTTTCTTTTTCTTTGAATTTTTCCAACACCTCATTTTGCATTTCATTGAGCGAAGAGATATGGAGTTTTTGTAATATGGCGTCTATTTGCATGTTACAAAAGTACACAAAGTATTACATAAAAAAGGTCTGCTACGGCAGACCTTTTATTATATTGGGGCATTCAATTATAATAAATGAATGCCTTTATCTTGTAAGGATTGTTTTTCTTGTTCGTCCCAGATACTTACTTGAACTTCACCTATATGTGCTTTTTTTAGCATAAACATACATACTCTAGATTGGCCTATGCCACCGCCAATGGCTTCTGGCAATTCGTCATTCAAAAGCATTTTGTGAAAGGATAATGCTGCTCTTTCCGGATTATTTCTGATAACAAGCTGTCTCTGTAAAGCTGTTTTGTCAACACGTACTCCCATAGAAGATAATTCAAAAGCGGTATTCAAAACAGGGTTCCATACTAAAATATCACCGTTGAGACCATTGGTGCCGCTACCATTGTCTGTGCTCCAGTCATCGTAATCTGCCGCGCGTCCATCATGAGCTTCGCCATTAGATAAAACACCGCCGATACCATAGATAAATACAGCCCCATATTCTTTGGCAATTGCATTTTCTCTTTCTTTAGGAGTCAATGTTGGATAAGTTTGTAATAGTGCTTCGGAGGAGATAAAGGTAATCTCTTCTGGCAATACTGCTTTAATATCAGGATATTGACGTTCTACTTGTTTTTCAGTAAAGCG is a window encoding:
- a CDS encoding acetoacetate--CoA ligase, producing MRNLLWKPSIAYQEESSLHQFKEFVSQKRQLSIDSYPILWDWSVSHLDEFWEDVALFFNVIFHHPYQRVFGASAQGFIGSKWFEGATLNYAEHIFRQATIDRSALLFQEENKPAQEISWKELEVMVRSIQEYLLGKGIQPGDRVVAVLKNSPASVALFLAVNSIGAIWSCCSPDFGATSISERFAQVAPKLLFAEAAYTYNGKLFDLKDSMIDLASNLESLVGDVIFVGEQIWQTILSQDTGLPLRFKAVPFDHPIWILYSSGTTGKPKAITHSCGGILLEHLKALALHQNVQAGERFIWYATTGWMMWNYALSSLLVGATLCIYEGSLVYPEKLSFWNFTDEHEIDHVGAGAAYYIANQQFDLIKSRYQPKTIGSTGSPLPPQTFCWLQQQFPQAQIISLSGGTDVCSAFLSGNPLLPVYAGEIQCLTLGSKIEAYNENGESVKNEVGELVITLPMPSMPIYFWNDVDNEKYLASYFDKYPGVWCHGDWIKFTEHDGIVVYGRSDATLNRGGVRIGTAEIYNIVNTFSEVADSLIICLDHEDGTSTMPLYVQMRDGILLTDELKAAIKLKLRKSYSPRHVPDDIVSVPAIPYTLSGKKLEIPVKKIMMGAPLEKAVSVAVLKDPKSLDFWLNSL
- a CDS encoding acyl-CoA carboxylase subunit beta, with protein sequence MNELIVELELKRAELRLGGGEDKIKKLKAKGKLTAWERVEYLLDDHKAYVEIAQFAGDKMYPEEGGCPNAGVVCVLGYVKDELCVIVSNDATVKAGAWFPISCKKNLRAQEIAMENKIPIIYLVDSAGVFLPMQDQIFPDKEHFGRIFRNNAKMSSMGIPQIAAIMGSCVAGGAYLPIMSDYAFIVEGTGSVFLAGPYLVKSAIGETVDAETLGGASTHSVISGVTDNKFPDEASCLDAIKGVMDKLGAHPKAGFNRKEAKEPLRKSAEIAEILPLDRTKPYSMHKLLEALVDQGTFEEYKQDYGKTIVCGLARIDGWAVGIVANQREIVKAKKPAGATEMQMGGVIYSDSADKAARFIMNCNQQLIPLVFLQDVTGFMVGSRSEQGGIIKDGAKMVNAMANSVVPKFTFIIGNSYGAGNYAMCGKAYDPRLIYAWPTAQMAVMSGAAAGNTLLQIQESALKAKGIDISEEEKNTLLDDIKKRYFEQLSPYYAAARIWVDGVIRPDETRNVISLGIEAANHNPITERYNVGVIQT
- a CDS encoding acyl-CoA dehydrogenase family protein; the protein is MFIENEQQMMMIRQSARDFAETHIRPYIMEWDEAQTFPAPLFKKLGEHGFMGIIVPEAYGGSGFGYQEYITVLDEISKVCGSIGLSVAAHNSLCTNHILSFANENQKQKYLPKLATGEWLGAWGLTETGSGSDAGGLATVAVRDGDYFVLNGSKNFITHAISSDVAVVLARTGEKGDKKGVTAFIVEKGTEGFSAGKKENKLGMRASETACLFFDNCRIHQDQMVGEEGQGFVQALKLLDGGRISIAALSLGIARGAYECALKYANEREQFNQKIFEFQAVGFKLAEMATEIEAAELLTRQAGYMKDRGERISKIGAMAKLYASEAAVSVSNESVQIFGGYGFTKDYPAEKFFRDAKLCTIGEGTSSIQKMVISREIQKDV
- a CDS encoding hydroxymethylglutaryl-CoA lyase, with product MSKKDAVILVECPRDAIQGIAQFIPTEKKVKYLNMLLESELFDWLDCGSFVSPKAVPQLADTEEVLRQLNTSGQTKLLGIIANEQGALRAVKSENITYLGYPFSISEVFQRRNTNASIVDSFERLKGIVEIAHRNKKQMVVYISMAFGNPFGDFWSNELVLDWMDKIAALGVVEFSLADTTSEATAPQITELFEQAILQFPALHIGAHFHSPKASSLDKINAAYLAGCRKFDGAILGFGGCPFAEDELVGNIPTEDLLYYFDRKGQDKIISLGGEFVNLIS
- a CDS encoding enoyl-CoA hydratase/isomerase family protein, with the translated sequence MNGYINYKFIKVKLVDHVFHLTLARAEKRNAFTPIMIDEIYHAIQIADADPEVRVLLLDAEGPVFCAGMDLKAFENPDNMEYSDVVPHVDLSLGEVLSFLNKPSIAVIEGHVIAGGFLMILECTYVFAHSSVQFSLPEVQIGLFPFQVLAGLLKHLPYHKAMDLCIHSEVITAQEMKSMGLVYELMDQKPDVLPALMAKLTSAAPLAIKMGFEAAKQLRELKSADQYTFLLRQLDKLRTSHDFKEGVTARIEKRAPKWRGE
- a CDS encoding class I SAM-dependent methyltransferase — its product is MTDFGTRKGGYTQMKGFGQKAKYALDRIRFLTKQRGVVNTCKFIYSRYLYFLKYRINLAGVMTPQELNIQNKGACNYEPIAHYTFNRMLKNIDFCWHESTFIDFGCGKGAAVLLATRYNFKRYIGVELSPLLVDECRRNVQKFIGNRVLDYKIVNCNAVDYVIEDDVNVFYFFNPFAPSVLKSVLDNMELSLNKRYRKIIILYCNGVDVSFMLDRGYKIVYSEDIDPITRYSCGNYALVN
- a CDS encoding CocE/NonD family hydrolase; the encoded protein is MKKALIVFSALVISVTYQVKAQETLETNYVKTHYDKKEITIPMRDGVKLFTTIYTPKDKSHRYPVLLNRTPYTVGPYGEDKFKETLGNFPAMTLEGYIFVYQDVRGKWMSEGTFDDIRPTNLKNGKKEIDESTDTYDLLEWLSKNLQNYNGKAGMYGISYPGFYSTVSLVKTHPSLKAVSPQAPVTNWYMGDDFHHNGVLFTGDAFKFMSSFGIPRPKPITPDQAPKTFQYPSKDVYQFYMNAGTAKDLKDTYFGDSVKFWNDAFAHPHYDQFWKDREILPHLTDVKPAVMVVGGFFDAEDAYGTFETYKAIEKQNQKNNSILVAGPWFHGGWVRGDGSSFGDIQFDQKTSVTYQEKFELPFFNYYLKGKGDFKAAEANIFITGSNQWKAFEKWPPQDVENKKLYLQPQGKLGFEKVGRTDSWDEYVSDPNKPVPYQGGVMESRTREYMIDDQRFASSRPDVMVYQTEPLTEDMTIVGPITNFLKVSTSGTDADYVVKLIDVYPVNSPSFNNKVMDGYQMLVRGEIMAAKYRNGFEKAEPMQPDFVTAVNYSMPDVAHTFKKGHRIMIQIQNTWFPIAERNPQQFFEGYEATASDYRKATHRIFHDQNNSSYIEFLVLK